One stretch of Actinacidiphila sp. DG2A-62 DNA includes these proteins:
- a CDS encoding lantibiotic dehydratase family protein has protein sequence MLRAAVNLTGPDVPPWPGSDASLERWRSWLTAAWADDTFGQAVAGASPDLARQVRSILDGRSPKLRRVRRAALATARYAIRYTGRSTPYGLFAGVAAIEFGGTTEARVGDRHQAVVRPDPVVVDAAISAWEADAERMADIDVCLNNLAQRRGGRVYVPSEGASEFSLALTPAVALVLDAARSPLRYSALLGKLAAEFPNTAPHHRAGLLAQLLRVRLLRSSLRAPATVVDPTVCLPAALREDIRSSSTASDLRLDAAVRLPEAVLTEAETTATVLTRLAAHPMGTRVWRRYAEQFAERYGEGVEVPLELVTDSERGLGFPEGFGKVSEAPRPMTRRDRLLLEWAGIAGVEGNRSVGLSGAMIEQLEAAAGKAALRPPHLELSMQVRAGSTDALDRGDFRLQVSAVSRAAGSMTGRFWHLFPEAGAAYTGLPAVEPGAELVQLSFHAARVHADLLTRAPQALPRVISVGEFRHRTEEVLLPSDLAVGLRDGRLYLTEAATGTHLEVLAPTAINFLWNNYTPALPRFLAEISRAAAPQVTWFDWGAAWTLPFTPALHYRRSILASARWKLRAQDLPSHTASLDEWAEGLHAWLGRFHAPSRVLLAEDDQRLPLDLDQAMHLDLLRAHLDASPTGVAQLHDAPPPDADGWLGGRAHSIVVPLRTRS, from the coding sequence ATGCTACGCGCCGCCGTGAACCTCACCGGACCGGACGTGCCGCCCTGGCCGGGGTCTGACGCCTCACTCGAACGATGGCGTTCGTGGCTGACCGCGGCGTGGGCCGATGACACCTTCGGTCAGGCCGTGGCCGGCGCGAGCCCGGACCTTGCCCGCCAAGTCCGGTCGATCCTCGACGGACGATCCCCGAAGCTACGTCGGGTACGGCGAGCGGCGCTGGCCACCGCGCGATACGCCATCAGGTACACGGGCCGCTCCACCCCGTACGGCCTGTTCGCGGGCGTCGCCGCAATCGAGTTCGGCGGTACGACCGAAGCTCGTGTCGGCGACCGGCACCAGGCGGTCGTCCGGCCGGACCCAGTGGTGGTGGACGCGGCGATCAGCGCCTGGGAGGCGGACGCCGAGCGGATGGCCGACATCGACGTGTGTCTCAACAACCTCGCGCAACGGCGAGGCGGGCGCGTCTACGTCCCCTCCGAGGGCGCCTCGGAGTTCTCTCTCGCGTTGACGCCCGCAGTGGCGCTGGTACTCGACGCGGCCCGGTCACCGCTCCGGTACTCGGCCCTGTTGGGCAAGCTCGCTGCCGAGTTCCCGAACACGGCCCCGCACCACCGGGCCGGGCTGCTCGCGCAGCTCCTGAGGGTACGGCTGCTGCGTTCCTCACTGCGAGCACCCGCCACCGTGGTCGATCCGACCGTCTGCCTGCCGGCCGCTCTGCGCGAGGACATCCGCAGCAGTTCGACGGCGTCGGATCTGCGGCTGGACGCCGCGGTGCGGTTACCTGAGGCGGTCTTGACGGAGGCGGAGACCACTGCGACGGTCCTGACCCGGCTTGCCGCGCACCCGATGGGAACCAGGGTGTGGCGCCGGTACGCCGAGCAGTTCGCCGAGCGGTACGGCGAGGGCGTCGAGGTGCCGCTGGAGCTGGTGACCGACAGCGAGCGGGGCCTGGGCTTTCCCGAGGGGTTCGGCAAGGTGTCCGAGGCGCCCCGTCCGATGACCCGGCGGGACAGGCTCCTTCTGGAGTGGGCGGGTATCGCGGGCGTCGAGGGCAACAGGTCGGTGGGCCTGTCCGGCGCGATGATCGAGCAGTTGGAGGCCGCTGCGGGCAAGGCCGCTCTTCGTCCGCCCCACCTGGAGCTGAGCATGCAGGTTCGGGCCGGCTCGACAGATGCTCTGGACCGCGGGGACTTCCGACTCCAGGTGTCCGCTGTCTCCCGCGCTGCCGGCTCGATGACGGGACGGTTCTGGCACCTGTTCCCAGAGGCCGGCGCGGCGTACACCGGACTGCCCGCAGTCGAGCCCGGCGCGGAACTGGTCCAACTCTCCTTCCACGCCGCCCGCGTCCACGCGGACCTGCTGACGCGCGCCCCCCAGGCGCTGCCGCGGGTGATCAGCGTCGGAGAGTTCCGGCACCGCACGGAGGAGGTGCTGCTCCCGTCCGACCTTGCCGTCGGCCTACGCGACGGCCGCCTCTACCTCACCGAGGCCGCCACCGGCACGCACCTGGAAGTTCTCGCACCCACCGCGATCAACTTCCTGTGGAACAACTACACACCTGCCCTGCCACGATTCCTCGCCGAGATCAGCCGGGCCGCGGCGCCGCAGGTGACCTGGTTCGACTGGGGCGCCGCATGGACGTTGCCGTTCACGCCGGCGCTGCACTACCGGCGGTCGATCCTGGCGTCCGCGCGGTGGAAGCTGCGCGCCCAGGACCTGCCCAGCCATACGGCCAGCCTGGACGAGTGGGCCGAAGGGCTGCACGCCTGGCTGGGCCGGTTCCATGCGCCGAGCCGCGTGCTGTTGGCGGAGGACGACCAACGGCTCCCCCTCGACCTCGACCAGGCTATGCACCTGGACCTGCTGCGTGCCCACCTGGATGCCAGCCCGACCGGTGTCGCGCAACTGCACGACGCTCCGCCGCCGGATGCCGACGGATGGCTCGGCGGCCGTGCCCACAGCATCGTCGTCCCACTGCGGACGCGCTCATGA
- a CDS encoding helix-turn-helix domain-containing protein, whose product MERPTVHRTRTAPRRLHQEPEAVRWAREKAGLTKRALAREIGVSEQLMGEIESGWRSATPANLKKIADALNCPLVILERKRPGAT is encoded by the coding sequence GTGGAACGCCCCACGGTCCACCGCACGAGGACGGCTCCCCGGCGCCTGCACCAGGAACCCGAGGCCGTGCGCTGGGCCCGGGAGAAGGCCGGGCTGACCAAACGGGCCCTCGCCAGGGAGATCGGAGTCTCCGAACAGCTGATGGGAGAGATCGAGTCCGGCTGGCGCAGCGCCACCCCCGCGAACCTCAAGAAGATCGCCGACGCCCTCAACTGCCCCCTCGTGATCCTGGAGCGCAAACGCCCCGGAGCGACCTGA
- a CDS encoding FxLD family lanthipeptide, giving the protein MTVQLGEPAAAMPSVAEVVDDDPFGLDISFIEGTPATETVLMCGTGDNCGSSCPSACTTS; this is encoded by the coding sequence ATGACCGTTCAACTGGGTGAGCCGGCGGCTGCCATGCCGTCGGTCGCCGAGGTCGTGGACGACGATCCGTTCGGGCTCGACATCAGCTTCATCGAGGGCACTCCGGCAACCGAGACGGTGCTGATGTGCGGCACCGGCGACAACTGCGGTAGCTCCTGCCCGAGCGCCTGCACCACCTCGTAG